The Streptomyces luteogriseus genome includes a window with the following:
- a CDS encoding MOSC domain-containing protein yields the protein MARVVELSYYPVKGCAGTSVPEALLTRAGLAHDRSFMVVSEEGVYRTQRRDPLLAVIRPLITSDGGHLTLTAPGAEPLHLRVDTSGTRQKVDLFGTAYQGIDQGEEAADWLSDRLGVRSRLVRTPPEHGRVTDGLTPGTSGYADSCALHVLSRSTLDLLNTRMTARGARPLPVDRFRPNLVVDGWDDPHTEDRAHRLRIGTTELGYAKLAIRCAVTLVDQDVGTRAGPEPLRTLAGYRRATEGGVAFGTKYAVLRPGRVAVGDEVEVTVWGESEL from the coding sequence ATGGCTCGAGTCGTCGAATTGTCCTACTACCCCGTCAAGGGCTGTGCCGGTACGTCGGTTCCCGAGGCGCTGCTGACCCGGGCGGGACTGGCGCACGACCGCAGCTTCATGGTCGTCAGCGAGGAGGGCGTGTACCGGACGCAGCGCCGGGACCCACTGCTGGCCGTCATCCGCCCCCTCATCACCTCCGACGGCGGCCACCTCACGCTCACCGCACCCGGCGCCGAGCCCCTCCACCTCCGGGTGGACACGTCCGGCACCCGGCAGAAGGTGGACCTGTTCGGAACCGCTTACCAGGGCATCGACCAGGGCGAGGAGGCAGCGGACTGGCTCTCGGACCGGCTCGGCGTACGGAGCCGGCTGGTACGGACCCCACCGGAACACGGCCGGGTGACCGACGGCCTGACACCCGGCACCTCCGGCTACGCCGACAGCTGCGCCCTGCACGTCCTCTCCCGCTCCACCCTCGACCTCCTCAACACCAGGATGACCGCCCGGGGCGCCCGGCCCCTCCCCGTCGACCGCTTCCGCCCCAACCTCGTCGTCGACGGCTGGGACGACCCCCACACCGAGGACCGCGCGCACCGCCTGCGCATCGGCACCACGGAACTGGGATACGCCAAGCTCGCCATCCGCTGCGCGGTCACGCTGGTCGACCAGGACGTCGGCACCCGGGCGGGCCCGGAGCCCCTGCGCACCCTCGCCGGCTACCGCCGAGCCACCGAGGGCGGCGTCGCCTTCGGCACGAAGTACGCGGTCCTCCGGCCCGGCAGGGTGGCGGTGGGGGACGAGGTGGAGGTCACGGTGTGGGGCGAGTCCGAGCTGTGA
- a CDS encoding aminoglycoside phosphotransferase: MPEVAAAPAEVREVLGVPADRAVFEPLTHNPCNGVTAGVWRVTGGDRSAVLKVLTRTKETAVSWAASNDPRHWNFWRREAYVYGAGLAQVWQRYGIRAPRLLECAERPDGDVALWLEDVPGAPATAWSLTRHVDHAHRLGAAQGTVGAGEDTPWLSRRFLRDYTAGKTTGEALLDTDEAWQHPLIRRHFPPGLREDMVRLRHDREWFLTVMESLPRALCHLDQWPANLRADGPDAGVLLDWAFTGDGALGEDLGNYLPDCVFDLFVPAADLPGLAKAAYDAYVQGLRGSGWRGDEALVRLGVCASAVKYDWLAAMMLARADEEPVAYGGEGTVPAELRYRERGLALAYLAEWAAEARLLAPRLGFPEAPSGR, from the coding sequence ATGCCCGAGGTCGCTGCAGCGCCAGCCGAAGTACGTGAGGTCCTGGGAGTCCCGGCGGACAGGGCGGTGTTCGAGCCGCTCACGCACAACCCGTGCAACGGCGTCACGGCCGGGGTGTGGCGGGTCACCGGCGGCGACCGCTCGGCCGTCCTGAAGGTCCTGACGCGGACGAAGGAGACCGCCGTCAGCTGGGCGGCGTCCAATGATCCGCGCCACTGGAACTTCTGGCGCCGCGAGGCGTACGTCTACGGGGCCGGCCTCGCCCAGGTCTGGCAGCGGTACGGCATCCGCGCACCCCGGCTCCTGGAGTGCGCCGAACGCCCCGACGGCGACGTGGCGTTGTGGCTGGAGGACGTGCCGGGCGCACCGGCGACCGCCTGGTCCCTGACCCGCCACGTCGACCACGCCCACCGCCTGGGAGCCGCACAGGGGACGGTGGGCGCGGGGGAGGACACCCCGTGGCTCTCGCGGCGCTTCCTGCGCGACTACACGGCGGGGAAGACGACGGGCGAGGCCCTGCTCGACACCGACGAGGCGTGGCAACACCCCCTGATCCGACGGCACTTCCCGCCCGGCCTGCGCGAGGACATGGTCCGCCTCCGCCACGACCGCGAGTGGTTCCTCACGGTCATGGAGTCGCTGCCCCGCGCCCTGTGCCACCTCGACCAGTGGCCGGCGAACCTCCGCGCGGACGGTCCCGACGCGGGCGTCCTGCTCGACTGGGCCTTCACCGGCGACGGCGCCCTGGGCGAGGACCTCGGCAACTACCTCCCGGACTGCGTCTTCGACCTGTTCGTCCCCGCCGCCGACCTGCCGGGCCTGGCCAAGGCGGCGTACGACGCCTACGTGCAGGGACTGCGCGGGAGCGGCTGGCGCGGCGACGAAGCCCTCGTCCGACTCGGCGTGTGCGCCTCCGCGGTGAAGTACGACTGGCTCGCCGCAATGATGCTGGCGCGAGCGGACGAGGAGCCGGTGGCCTACGGCGGCGAAGGCACCGTCCCGGCCGAACTCCGCTACCGGGAAAGGGGGCTGGCCCTGGCGTACCTCGCCGAATGGGCCGCCGAGGCGCGGCTGCTGGCGCCCCGGCTCGGGTTCCCCGAAGCCCCCAGCGGCCGCTGA
- a CDS encoding amino acid permease produces MTVPRPTEAAEPAESATAAAPAPRRTFGLAAATALVMGNIIGGGIFALPATVAPYGTISLLAFLVLSVGAVLLALLFGKLARRSPVTGGLYVYPRDAFGEFAGFLSAWSYWTMCWVSIAALAVAVVGYVDVLIPLHGNHALQALVAMAALWLPAAANFAGTRWVGAVQVVSTILKFVPLLLLATIGLFFVDADNFGPFNASGQSVSGALAASAALLLYSFLGVESAAVSAGEVRDPERTVGRASVLGTLASALVYVLGTIAVFGLVPHDRLVESGAPFADAVNAITGGGWGGTAIALVAVASITGCLNGWILMAAQMPYAAARDGLFPAPFARLGKGGVPGFGVWACAVLGSLLIALNYTAGPDTTFRVLVLITTFTGCVPYLLSAAAQLYWLARGTRDRVRPAGLARDLTVAALSFGFSFWLIAGAGYAAVYQGVLFLFAGIPVYVWLRGRKDTVEAAA; encoded by the coding sequence ATGACCGTCCCCAGGCCCACCGAGGCCGCCGAACCCGCCGAGTCGGCCACCGCCGCGGCGCCCGCTCCCCGCCGCACCTTCGGCCTCGCCGCCGCCACGGCCCTCGTCATGGGCAACATCATCGGCGGCGGCATCTTCGCCCTGCCCGCCACCGTCGCCCCCTACGGCACGATCAGCCTGCTCGCCTTCCTCGTGCTCTCCGTCGGAGCCGTGCTGCTCGCCCTGCTCTTCGGCAAGCTCGCACGCCGCAGCCCCGTGACCGGCGGCCTGTACGTCTACCCGCGGGACGCCTTCGGCGAGTTCGCCGGATTCCTGTCGGCCTGGTCGTACTGGACGATGTGCTGGGTCAGCATCGCCGCCCTGGCCGTCGCGGTCGTCGGCTACGTCGACGTCCTGATACCCCTGCACGGCAACCACGCCCTCCAGGCCCTCGTCGCGATGGCCGCCCTGTGGCTGCCCGCCGCGGCGAACTTCGCGGGCACGCGCTGGGTCGGCGCGGTGCAGGTCGTCTCCACGATCCTGAAGTTCGTGCCGCTGCTCCTGCTCGCCACGATCGGTCTGTTCTTCGTCGACGCGGACAACTTCGGCCCGTTCAACGCCTCCGGCCAGAGCGTCTCCGGCGCGCTCGCCGCCTCCGCCGCGCTGCTGCTGTACAGCTTCCTCGGCGTCGAGTCGGCCGCGGTCAGCGCGGGCGAGGTCCGCGACCCCGAGCGCACCGTGGGCCGGGCGAGCGTCCTCGGCACCCTGGCCTCCGCCCTCGTCTACGTCCTCGGCACGATCGCCGTCTTCGGACTGGTCCCGCACGACCGGCTCGTCGAGTCGGGCGCCCCCTTCGCCGACGCCGTGAACGCGATCACAGGCGGCGGCTGGGGCGGCACCGCCATCGCCCTGGTCGCCGTCGCCTCGATCACCGGCTGCCTCAACGGGTGGATCCTCATGGCCGCGCAGATGCCGTACGCCGCCGCCCGCGACGGCCTCTTCCCGGCGCCCTTCGCCCGCCTCGGCAAGGGCGGCGTCCCCGGGTTCGGGGTGTGGGCCTGCGCGGTCCTCGGCAGCCTCCTCATCGCCCTCAACTACACGGCCGGCCCGGACACCACGTTCCGTGTCCTCGTCCTGATCACCACGTTCACCGGCTGCGTGCCGTACCTGCTGTCGGCGGCGGCCCAGCTGTACTGGCTGGCCCGCGGCACCCGCGACCGCGTCCGCCCCGCCGGACTCGCCCGGGACCTGACGGTCGCGGCCCTCTCCTTCGGCTTCTCGTTCTGGCTGATCGCCGGTGCCGGGTACGCCGCCGTCTATCAGGGCGTGTTGTTCCTGTTCGCCGGAATCCCGGTGTACGTGTGGCTGCGGGGACGCAAGGACACGGTGGAGGCGGCGGCATAG
- the mmuM gene encoding homocysteine S-methyltransferase: MTSTITLAEALAAGTVVLDGGMSNQLESDGHDLSDELWSARLLAEQPEAVTEAHLAYFRAGADVAITASYQATFEGFAKRGISRDRAAELMALSVESAREAVRRAAVPRPLWVAASAGPYGAMLADGSEYRGRYGLSVDELERFHRPRLEVLAAARPDVLALETVPDADEAAALLRAVRGLGVPAWLTYSVAGDRTRAGQPLEEAFALAAEADEVIAVGVNCCAPEDVEAAAATAARVTGKPVVVYPNSGETWDAEARAWSGRSTFTTGQVKGWQQAGARLIGGCCRVGPDGIAGIAGTLGTA; encoded by the coding sequence ATGACGAGCACCATCACCCTCGCCGAAGCCCTCGCCGCCGGAACGGTCGTCCTCGACGGCGGCATGTCCAACCAGCTCGAGTCGGACGGGCACGACCTGAGCGACGAGCTGTGGTCGGCACGGCTGCTCGCCGAACAGCCGGAGGCGGTGACCGAGGCGCATCTCGCCTACTTCCGGGCCGGGGCGGACGTGGCGATCACCGCCAGCTACCAGGCCACGTTCGAGGGGTTCGCCAAGCGCGGGATCAGCCGTGACCGGGCGGCCGAACTCATGGCGCTGAGCGTGGAGTCGGCCCGGGAGGCGGTCCGGCGCGCCGCTGTCCCGCGGCCCTTGTGGGTGGCGGCGTCGGCCGGCCCGTACGGGGCGATGCTCGCGGACGGCTCGGAGTACCGGGGACGCTACGGGCTGAGCGTGGACGAGCTGGAGCGTTTCCACCGGCCGCGCCTGGAGGTGCTGGCCGCGGCCCGGCCTGACGTCCTGGCGCTGGAGACGGTCCCGGACGCCGACGAGGCCGCGGCCCTGCTGCGGGCGGTGCGCGGGCTCGGGGTGCCGGCCTGGCTGACGTACTCCGTCGCAGGTGACCGCACGCGTGCCGGGCAGCCGCTGGAGGAGGCCTTCGCCCTGGCCGCCGAGGCGGACGAGGTGATCGCGGTCGGGGTGAACTGCTGCGCGCCCGAGGACGTGGAGGCCGCGGCGGCGACGGCCGCGCGCGTCACCGGCAAGCCGGTCGTCGTCTACCCCAACAGCGGCGAGACCTGGGACGCCGAGGCGCGTGCCTGGTCGGGCCGGTCCACCTTCACCACCGGCCAGGTGAAGGGCTGGCAGCAGGCGGGGGCCCGGCTGATCGGCGGCTGCTGCCGGGTGGGTCCGGATGGCATCGCGGGCATCGCGGGGACCCTGGGAACGGCGTAG
- a CDS encoding LacI family DNA-binding transcriptional regulator — MTRKSEDAGRSTIRDVAACAGVSASTVSRVLGGVYPVSAATRGSVMRAVRELSVASQSAGAAESPYG; from the coding sequence ATGACGAGGAAGAGCGAGGACGCGGGCCGCAGCACCATCCGGGACGTCGCGGCGTGTGCGGGGGTCTCCGCGTCGACGGTGTCCCGGGTGCTGGGCGGGGTGTATCCGGTGAGCGCGGCGACCCGCGGGAGCGTGATGCGGGCGGTCCGCGAGCTGTCAGTGGCGTCGCAGAGCGCCGGCGCGGCGGAGTCGCCGTACGGCTGA
- a CDS encoding carboxylesterase/lipase family protein → MTADQADPVVSTPHGALRGRYEGGVAVFRGIPYAAPPFGPRRFRPPVPLPPWDGVRDAGAFGPTPPKPPYSDAFAHYLSDPVVPGDDCLNLNVWTPQPDPGARLPVLVWIHGGALTRGSSAVPVYDGHAFARDGVVCVSINYRLGVEGYGLFPDTPPNPGLRDQIAALTWVHETIEAFGGDPGRITLFGQSAGAISIGALIAAPQTQGLVRRAVLQSGPPEASERAKVRRMVRRMASRLKIPATAEAFAAVDRDLLLRTQAEVGKLSGPVVGGPAFGLVIDGDVVPRDPLEALTDGGAAPGVELLLGWTRDEYRLWLVPGGLLERVDRLGAVALAGAMARCHCGSEVPRGYRTLHPEAGTAEIVGQLVTDHLLRIPLHHLADARTEPSYVYEFAWPSNLPDLGSCHALELGFVFDTGDVAESRKLAGEGAPQELADAMHTAWVRFATDGDPGWERWDDAHPVRVFGDRTPDAENGLAYTAHGPRDRELALWNADALRPPEPAPTVVPADVSPNRSEELRSAVRRLRRAGALRRH, encoded by the coding sequence ATGACGGCAGACCAGGCAGACCCCGTGGTGAGCACGCCCCATGGTGCCCTCCGGGGCCGGTACGAGGGCGGTGTCGCGGTCTTCCGTGGCATCCCGTACGCGGCCCCTCCCTTCGGTCCTCGCCGCTTCCGCCCGCCCGTGCCCCTGCCGCCCTGGGACGGTGTCCGCGACGCCGGCGCCTTCGGCCCCACCCCGCCGAAACCGCCGTACTCCGACGCCTTCGCCCACTACCTGTCCGACCCGGTCGTGCCCGGCGACGACTGCCTCAACCTCAACGTCTGGACCCCGCAGCCCGACCCCGGAGCCCGTCTCCCCGTCCTCGTGTGGATCCACGGCGGCGCCCTGACCAGGGGTTCTTCCGCCGTACCCGTCTACGACGGCCACGCCTTCGCCCGCGACGGCGTGGTCTGTGTATCCATCAACTACCGGTTGGGCGTCGAGGGCTACGGACTGTTCCCGGACACGCCCCCGAATCCCGGTCTGCGCGACCAGATCGCAGCCCTGACCTGGGTCCACGAGACGATCGAGGCCTTCGGCGGGGACCCCGGCCGCATCACTCTCTTCGGGCAGTCCGCCGGGGCGATCAGTATCGGCGCCCTCATCGCCGCCCCGCAGACCCAGGGGCTGGTCCGCCGGGCCGTCCTGCAGAGCGGGCCGCCGGAGGCGTCCGAGCGGGCCAAGGTACGGCGCATGGTCCGCCGGATGGCCTCTCGGCTGAAGATCCCCGCCACCGCCGAGGCCTTCGCGGCCGTCGACCGCGACCTGCTGCTCCGTACCCAGGCCGAGGTGGGCAAGCTGAGCGGCCCGGTGGTCGGAGGCCCCGCGTTCGGCCTCGTCATCGACGGCGACGTCGTCCCCCGTGACCCGCTGGAGGCCCTCACGGACGGTGGCGCGGCCCCCGGCGTCGAACTGCTGCTGGGCTGGACCCGCGACGAATACCGGCTCTGGCTGGTACCGGGCGGACTCCTGGAGCGCGTCGACCGCCTCGGAGCCGTCGCCCTCGCGGGCGCCATGGCCCGCTGCCACTGCGGGAGCGAGGTCCCGCGCGGCTACCGCACCCTGCACCCCGAGGCCGGCACCGCGGAGATCGTCGGACAGCTCGTCACCGACCACCTGCTCCGCATCCCCCTGCACCACCTGGCCGACGCCCGCACGGAACCGTCGTACGTCTACGAGTTCGCCTGGCCCTCGAACCTCCCCGACCTCGGCTCCTGCCACGCGCTGGAGCTGGGCTTCGTCTTCGACACCGGGGACGTCGCCGAATCCCGGAAACTGGCGGGGGAGGGCGCGCCGCAGGAGCTGGCGGACGCCATGCACACGGCCTGGGTGCGGTTCGCCACGGACGGCGACCCCGGCTGGGAACGCTGGGACGACGCGCACCCGGTGCGGGTGTTCGGAGACCGCACGCCGGACGCCGAGAACGGGCTCGCCTACACGGCCCACGGCCCCCGGGACCGTGAACTCGCCCTCTGGAACGCCGACGCCCTCCGGCCTCCGGAGCCCGCACCCACGGTGGTCCCGGCCGACGTCTCGCCCAACCGAAGCGAGGAACTGCGGTCAGCCGTACGGCGACTCCGCCGCGCCGGCGCTCTGCGACGCCACTGA